The stretch of DNA CTCCGCCAGCGGCTCCGAGACCAGCGGCCTGCCCGGGGCGCTGGCCCTGGTGGCCATGGCCGCCGCCGTGGCCGTCTTCACGGTGCGCGGCGTCGCCCGGGCCGTCGTCGGCGCCCTGCTCGCGCTCTCCGGCGCCGGGGTGGCGGTGTCCGCCCTGCTAGCCGCCACCGGCAATGGCGTCCTCGACAGCAAGGCCGCCCGCGCGGTCGGCCTCACCAAGGCCACGGCGACGGGTGTCGGCCACACCCTCTGGCCCTGGGTCGGGGCCCTGGGCGGAGTCCTGCTGATCCTCGGCGGGCTGCTGGTCCTCGCCAGGGGCCGCGACTGGCCGGGCATGTCGTCCCGCTACGACGCCCCCGGCAGTGCGACAGGCCGGCCCCGGGCCGCCGCCAAGCGCGCCACGCCCGACCAGGAGACCCCCGCCGACCTGTGGAAGGCCATGGACCGGGGCGAGGATCCGACCCGGTGAGGCGACAGCGGGCCACCCCGTACGGCGGCACCGACCGGCGTACGGAACAATGTGCAGCGAGAGTCAACGCGCAACCAAGGAGCAGCAATGTCGGGTAGTGCCCACGGACACACCACCGCCGCCTGGACCGGTGTGACCATCTCCTTCATCGGCTTCATGGTCGCCGGTGTGGCCATGGTCGTCCCGAGCCCGATCCTGGTCATCGTCGGACTCGTGCTGGCCATCGTCGGCCCGGGTGTCGGCAAGATGATGTCGGCGGCCGGATACGGCAAGAAGACCGACACGACCCCGAAGGTCGACACCGCCAAGAAGACTCCGGTCAGCTCGGGCGCCACCCCCTGACCATGTCGGACGCGGCGGGACGCCCCGCCCCCCGATCCCTGACCGCGCCGGCGGTCGCCCTCGCGGCGGTCGGTGCGGCGACGGCGTATGTGGCCGAGGTCGACCCCAACCGTCCCGGCCACTACCCGACCTGCCCCTTCTTGCTGGTCACCGGCTGGTGGTGTCCCGCCTGCGGTGGCCTGCGCTGCGTCCACGAGCTGACCCGTGGCGATCTGTCGGCCGCCCTGCACGACAATGTGCTGGTCGTCGTCTCGGTGGTGCTCGCCACCGCCTTCTGGGCCCGCTGGACCTACCGCGCGACGCGCGGGCGGCGCAGCCCCGTACCGGGTCTGTCCCGGCGCTGGATCTGGGGCCTGATCGCCGTCCTGGTGGCCTTCACCGTGCTGCGCAACCTCCCGTTCGGCTCTTTCGTGGCCCCGCCCTCGGTACCGCTGTCACAGCTGTGACCAGCGGCGTCGTGTCCAGCCAACGAGACCGGGCGTGGCTCGATGCAGGTCATGCCGGTTCCGGCGGATACCATCGACAGTGGCCGTACGCAGCCGAGTGACCACCGCACCACCCCGCCATCCACACCTGCAGAAGGGGGCGTCCAGCGTGAGCGTGCTCGACGAGATCATCGCCGGAGTCCGTGAGGACCTCGAAGAGCGCCAGAAGCTGGTGTCCCTGGACGAGCTCAAGGAACTGGCCGTCCAGGCCCCGCTGGCCAAGGACGGGGTGGCCGCCCTGCGCGGCGACAGCGTGCGGGTGATCTGCGAGGTGAAGCGCTCCAGCCCGTCCAAGGGCGCGCTGGCCGCCATCGCCGACCCGGCGGCCCTCGCCGCCGACTACGCCGCGGGCGGCGCCGCCGCCATCTCGGTACTCACCGAGCAGCGCCGCTTCGGCGGCTCACTGGCCGACCTCAAGGCGGTCCGCGCGGCGGTCGACACCCCGCTGCTGCGCAAGGACTTCATCGTCACCGCCTACCAGCTGTGGGAGGCCCGCGCCGCCGGCGCCGACCTGGCCCTGCTGATCGTCGCCGCGCTGGAGCAGCCCGCGCTGGAGTCGCTGATCGAGCGGGCCCAGTCGATCGGGCTGACCCCGCTGGTCGAGGTGCACGACGAGGAGGAGGTGGCCCGCGCGGTGGACGCCGGCGCCCGGATCATCGGCGTCAACGCCCGCAACCTCAAGGACCTCAGGGTCGACCGGGACACCTTCGCCAATGTCGCGCCGTCCATCCCGTCGCACATCGTCAAGGTCGCCGAGTCGGGCGTACGCGGCCCGCACGACCTGATCGCCTATGCCAACGAGGGCGCCGACGCGGTCCTGGTCGGCGAGTCCCTGGTCACCGGCCGCGACCCCAAGGCCGCCGTCGCCGACCTGGTCGCCGCCGGCGCCCACCCCGCGATCCGCCACGGCCGCTGAGAACCCGCTACTCTCATGGCCATGTCCCCCCGTCTCCAGCCCGGATGCAAGCCGCGAGGCTGCCGCGCGCCCGCGCGCCGCGTGCTGGGACGGCGCGTCCGCTATGTGATCGGCGCCGAGCCGGGCCAGGTCCCCGGCCGCCGATGGCAGGGCCCGCGCAGCTAGAGGACTGTCCGCAGCAGCTCAGCCATGCAATTCGTCAGGGGCGCGGGGAACTGCGCGATCAACCCAGACGGACCTGCACCGCCGAACCCTGTCGACCCACACCCTCGTTGCGCCCACGACACCCCTGCCCACCTCACATCCTGAGGACCAGTCATGTCTACGCACGACCTCACCCCCGACTCCCGAGGCTACTTCGGAGCCTACGGCGGCCGCTTCATCCCGGAGGCCCTCGTCGCCGCCGTGGAACAGGTCGCCGACGAGTACGAGAAGGCCAAGGCCGACCCCGCCTTCGCGGCGGAACTCGCCGCCCTGCTCAAGGACTACACCGGCCGCCCGAGCCCCCTGACGGACGTCCACCGCTTCTCCGCCGAGGCCGGCGGCGCCCGCATCCTGCTGAAGCGCGAGGACCTCAACCACACCGGCTCGCACAAGATCAACAACGTCCTCGGCCAGGCCCTGCTCACCCGCCGGATGGGCAAGACCCGCCTGATCGCCGAGACCGGCGCGGGCCAGCACGGCGTCGCCACCGCCACCGCCGCAGCCCTCTTCGGCATGGACTGCACCATCTACATGGGCGAGGTCGACACCAAGCGCCAGGCGCTGAACGTCGCCCGGATGCGGATGCTCGGCGCCGAGGTGGTCCCGGTCACCTCCGGCAGCCGCACCCTCAAGGACGCCATCAACGAGGCCTTCCGCGACTGGGTCGCCAACGTCGACTCCACCCACTACCTGTTCGGCACGGTCGCCGGACCGCACCCCTTCCCCATGATGGTCCGTGAGTTCCACCGGGTGATCGGCATCGAGGCCCGGGCCCAGGTGCTGGACCGCACCGGCGCGCTGCCGGACGCCGTGGTGGCCTGCGTCGGCGGCGGCTCCAACGCGATGGGGATCTTCTACGACTTCATCCCCGACGCCGGCGTCCGCCTGGTCGGCATCGAGGCGGCCGGCGAGGGCGTGGACACCCCGCGCCACGCCGCGACCCTGACCAAGGGCGACCCGGGGGTGCTGCACGGCTCCCGCACCTACGTCCTGCAGGACGAGGACGGCCAGACCATCGAGAGCCACTCCATCTCGGCCGGCCTGGACTACCCGGGCGTCGGCCCCGAGCACGCCTACCTCAAGGACTCGGGCCGCGCCGAGTACCGCCCGTGCACCGACGACGCCGCCATGCAGGCACTGCGGCTGCTGTCCCGCACCGAGGGCATCATCCCGGCGATCGAGAGCTCGCACGCCCTCGCCGGGGCGCTGGAACTGGGCCGCGAGCTCGGCCCCGACGCGACCATCCTGGTCAACCTCTCCGGGCGCGGGGACAAGGACATGCACACCGCCGCCGAGTACTTCGGCCTGCTCGACGGGGAGACCAAGTGAACGCGCAGCTCAGTGGAGTCCTCGCGGCGGCCAGGGCCGAGAACCGGGCCGCCCTGATCGGCTACCTCCCGGCCGGCTTCCCGACCATCCCCGGCGCCGCCCAGGCCGTCCAGGCGCTGATCGACGGCGGCGTGGACGTGGTCGAGCTCGGCCTGCCGCACAGCGACCCGGTCCTGGACGGTCCCACCATCCAGACCGCCGACGACATCGCCCTGCGCAACGGCGTCCGCACCAGGGACGTGCTGGAGACGGTCCGTCAGGTCACCGCCGCCAACCCCGCCGTGCCGGTGCTGGTGATGACCTACTGGAACCCGGTGGACCGCTACGGCGCCGCCCGGTTCGCCGCCGATCTGGCCGCCGCCGGGGGAGCCGGCTGCATCCTGCCCGACCTGCCGGTCGAGGAGGCCGGCCCCTGGCTCGCGGCCGCCGAGGAACTGGGTCTGGCCACGGTCTTCGTGGTCGCCCCGTCCAGCCGCGACCAGCGGCTCGCGACCATCACCGCCAGCGGCACCGGCTTCGTCTACGCGGCCGCGGTGATGGGCGTCACCGGCAGCCGCAACCAGGTCGGCGAGATGGCCGAGGACCTGGTCAGGCGCACCCGGGCGACCACGGACCTGCCGGTCTGCGTCGGCCTCGGCGTCTCCACCGCGGCGCAGGCCGCCGAGGTGGCGGCGTTCGCCGACGGGGTGATCGTCGGCTCCGCCTTCGTCCAGCGGATCCTGGACGCGGCCTCCCCGGAGGCCGGCTACGCGGCCGTGCGCGAGCTCGCGGCCGAGCTCGCCGTGGGCGTCCGCAAGCGCTAGACCTCGCCCCCCGAGAAGTCGCACTAAACCCGCCACGCGGTCACTCGTTCAGGTGAGTGGCCGCGTGGCGCGTATCCCCCGTGGTGCCCTCCTCGTTGATGATCCGGCAGGTGGCTCCTTTTGGCGCCGCCCGTGCTCGCATGCACGACCGCGATCAGAGGAGGTCCACCGTGGCTGCTTCCACCCGTGCCCGGGTGACCCGTGCGGCCGTCGCCGCTGTGGCGCTGGCCGTGGCCGTCGGCGGCGAGGCCAGCGTGGGCAGGGCCCTGTCCGACGGCGGGCGGCAGCGGTTCGTCGCCGAGCAGACCGGCTACGACCGCAGCAGCGACGCCCTCACCCTCACTGTCAGCAGGAGCGTTCACCGCCCCGCCCTGATCGCCGACGTCCCCCAGCGGAAGATCCTCAGCGGCCTGCCCGCACGCCTCGCCCCGGACGGCGCCGGCATCGACGTCGGCTATGCCGACGCGCCGGTCGTGCTCACCCTCTTCGAGGACTTCCGCTGCTCCTCGACCCGTGACTTCGAGCGCCGGCAGGGCGCCGAGCTGGCCGGCCTGGCCGCCCGCCACCAGGTGCTGCTCCGCTATGTCATGGAGTCGTCGCTGGACCAGCGGCTGCCCGGCCCCGGCGGGCTGCTCGCCACCAACGCGGCCCGGGCCGCCCTCTCCCGGGGCGCGTTCCCGCTGTTCCACGCGCTGCTCTTCGCCAACCAGCCGGACGAGTACGTGGACGGCTTCACCGTCCCGCGCCTGCTGGCCA from Streptomyces sp. 846.5 encodes:
- a CDS encoding TIGR02234 family membrane protein, translated to MTALPVTEPETDHETETPAEDAAARRPDRRSLALMLLLTVLGAAVVLLAAGQTWAHGSVTLQSTRLRLSASGSETSGLPGALALVAMAAAVAVFTVRGVARAVVGALLALSGAGVAVSALLAATGNGVLDSKAARAVGLTKATATGVGHTLWPWVGALGGVLLILGGLLVLARGRDWPGMSSRYDAPGSATGRPRAAAKRATPDQETPADLWKAMDRGEDPTR
- a CDS encoding HGxxPAAW family protein, with product MSGSAHGHTTAAWTGVTISFIGFMVAGVAMVVPSPILVIVGLVLAIVGPGVGKMMSAAGYGKKTDTTPKVDTAKKTPVSSGATP
- a CDS encoding DUF2752 domain-containing protein produces the protein MSDAAGRPAPRSLTAPAVALAAVGAATAYVAEVDPNRPGHYPTCPFLLVTGWWCPACGGLRCVHELTRGDLSAALHDNVLVVVSVVLATAFWARWTYRATRGRRSPVPGLSRRWIWGLIAVLVAFTVLRNLPFGSFVAPPSVPLSQL
- the trpC gene encoding indole-3-glycerol phosphate synthase TrpC; translated protein: MSVLDEIIAGVREDLEERQKLVSLDELKELAVQAPLAKDGVAALRGDSVRVICEVKRSSPSKGALAAIADPAALAADYAAGGAAAISVLTEQRRFGGSLADLKAVRAAVDTPLLRKDFIVTAYQLWEARAAGADLALLIVAALEQPALESLIERAQSIGLTPLVEVHDEEEVARAVDAGARIIGVNARNLKDLRVDRDTFANVAPSIPSHIVKVAESGVRGPHDLIAYANEGADAVLVGESLVTGRDPKAAVADLVAAGAHPAIRHGR
- the trpB gene encoding tryptophan synthase subunit beta: MSTHDLTPDSRGYFGAYGGRFIPEALVAAVEQVADEYEKAKADPAFAAELAALLKDYTGRPSPLTDVHRFSAEAGGARILLKREDLNHTGSHKINNVLGQALLTRRMGKTRLIAETGAGQHGVATATAAALFGMDCTIYMGEVDTKRQALNVARMRMLGAEVVPVTSGSRTLKDAINEAFRDWVANVDSTHYLFGTVAGPHPFPMMVREFHRVIGIEARAQVLDRTGALPDAVVACVGGGSNAMGIFYDFIPDAGVRLVGIEAAGEGVDTPRHAATLTKGDPGVLHGSRTYVLQDEDGQTIESHSISAGLDYPGVGPEHAYLKDSGRAEYRPCTDDAAMQALRLLSRTEGIIPAIESSHALAGALELGRELGPDATILVNLSGRGDKDMHTAAEYFGLLDGETK
- the trpA gene encoding tryptophan synthase subunit alpha — encoded protein: MNAQLSGVLAAARAENRAALIGYLPAGFPTIPGAAQAVQALIDGGVDVVELGLPHSDPVLDGPTIQTADDIALRNGVRTRDVLETVRQVTAANPAVPVLVMTYWNPVDRYGAARFAADLAAAGGAGCILPDLPVEEAGPWLAAAEELGLATVFVVAPSSRDQRLATITASGTGFVYAAAVMGVTGSRNQVGEMAEDLVRRTRATTDLPVCVGLGVSTAAQAAEVAAFADGVIVGSAFVQRILDAASPEAGYAAVRELAAELAVGVRKR
- a CDS encoding thioredoxin domain-containing protein translates to MAASTRARVTRAAVAAVALAVAVGGEASVGRALSDGGRQRFVAEQTGYDRSSDALTLTVSRSVHRPALIADVPQRKILSGLPARLAPDGAGIDVGYADAPVVLTLFEDFRCSSTRDFERRQGAELAGLAARHQVLLRYVMESSLDQRLPGPGGLLATNAARAALSRGAFPLFHALLFANQPDEYVDGFTVPRLLAIAGSVPHLRGPAFDTEVRTVWYRDWVNAAQTAYDDAHVRFGTPSMLLNGNEVDLGAQHALLSDPKALGAFVAQAAAQKAAAEQY